A genomic stretch from Halichoerus grypus chromosome 5, mHalGry1.hap1.1, whole genome shotgun sequence includes:
- the IVL gene encoding involucrin produces the protein MSQQHTLPVTLPSALNQEPLKPVSSPIDTQQEQVKQPTSLPALCQKMPSKLLGEVPLEHGEKHTTLVKEVPEQQCEPQQQEQHLEQQQQQQQKESQEQELCLEQQQQQQQQESQEQELCLEQHLEQQQQELQEQEQHLEQQQQESQEQELHLEQQQQQELQEQELHLGQHLEQQKEEPKEQKIQQQQQEEQCEEHQEAKNLEQQLEQVKAQREQQQKEQLEQEKKLLDQQLDQELAKRNEQLEKKEEQLLEQQEQPLEQQEQPPEPAEQQEGQVEWPAFVPAPGQVQETQPVQSLKGEVLPLTEQQQQKQELYGHPKHK, from the coding sequence ATGTCCCAGCAACACACTTTGCCAGTGACCCTGCCTTCTGCCCTCAATCAGGAACCCCTCAAGCCTGTTTCTTCTCCCATCGATACCCAGCAGGAGCAAGTGAAGCAACCAACTTCACTACCAGCCCTGTGCCAGAAGATGCCCTCCAAGCTCCTGGGGGAGGTTCCTTTGGAGCATGGGGAGAAACACACAACTCTTGTGAAGGAGGTTCCCGAGCAACAATGTGAGCCACAGCAGCAGGAACAGCATCTGGaacagcagcaacagcagcagcaaaaAGAATCACAGGAGCAGGAACTGTGCCTGGAACagcaacaacagcagcagcaacaagaATCACAGGAGCAGGAACTGTGCCTGGAACAGCATCTGgaacagcagcagcaggagctaCAGGAGCAGGAACAGCATCTGGAACAGCAGCAGCAAGAGTCACAGGAGCAGGAACTGCATCTggaacagcagcagcagcaggagctaCAGGAGCAGGAACTGCACTTGGGACAGCATCTGGAACAGCAGAAGGAGGAGCCAAAGGAGCAGAAAatacagcagcagcagcaagaggAGCAGTGTGAGGAACATCAGGAAGCAAAAAATCTGGAGCAGCAGCTGGAGCAGGTGAAAGCACAAAGGGAGCAGCAGCAAAAGGAACAGCTGGAACAGGAAAAGAAGCTCTTGGACCAGCAACTGGATCAAGAGTTAGCAAAGAGAAATGAGcaattggaaaagaaagaagagcagctGCTGGAACAGCAGGAGCAGCCGCTGGAACAGCAGGAGCAGCCACCAGAGCCAGCagagcagcaggaggggcaggtggagtGGCCTGCATTTGTCCCAGCTCCTGGCCAGGTCCAAGAGACCCAGCCAGTTCAGTCACTGAAGGGAGAAGTCTTACCCCTCACAGAGCAGCAACAGCAGAAGCAGGAGCTGTATGGCCACCCAAAACATAAGTAA